From a region of the Georgenia yuyongxinii genome:
- a CDS encoding HAD family hydrolase, which yields MHNLPPPAAVLWDMDGTLVDTEPYWMASETELVSRHGGIWTHEQGLQLVGNDLITSARIIRAQTGIPGTDEEIVEQVLAGVVERVRTHGAPWRPGALDLLARLRGAGVPCALVTMSYDVFAAAVLEAAPPGTFDVVVTGDQVTRGKPHPEAYLTAADRLGVDITRCVAVEDSPTGVVSALASGARTIAVPLMLPIEAREGLSRLRTLEDVELDLLARIADGDVVDDLEPAGRTSR from the coding sequence GTGCACAACCTCCCACCTCCTGCCGCGGTCCTGTGGGACATGGACGGCACCCTCGTCGACACCGAGCCCTACTGGATGGCCTCCGAGACCGAGCTCGTGTCGCGGCACGGCGGCATCTGGACGCACGAGCAGGGCCTCCAGCTCGTGGGGAACGACCTCATCACCTCCGCCCGGATCATCAGGGCGCAGACCGGCATCCCGGGCACCGACGAGGAGATCGTCGAGCAGGTCCTCGCCGGCGTCGTCGAGCGTGTGCGCACCCATGGCGCGCCGTGGCGGCCCGGTGCGCTCGACCTGCTGGCCCGGCTGCGCGGCGCCGGGGTGCCCTGCGCGCTCGTCACGATGTCCTACGACGTCTTCGCGGCCGCAGTGCTGGAGGCCGCGCCACCGGGCACCTTCGACGTCGTCGTGACCGGCGACCAGGTCACCCGAGGCAAGCCGCACCCGGAGGCCTACCTGACGGCGGCGGACCGGCTCGGCGTGGACATCACCCGGTGCGTGGCCGTCGAGGACTCACCGACCGGCGTCGTATCCGCCCTGGCGTCGGGTGCCCGCACCATCGCCGTGCCGCTGATGCTCCCCATCGAGGCACGAGAGGGGCTGAGCCGGCTGCGCACGCTCGAGGACGTCGAGCTCGACCTCCTCGCGCGGATCGCTGACGGTGACGTCGTCGACGATCTCGAACCGGCCGGCCGGACCTCGCGCTAG
- the hisF gene encoding imidazole glycerol phosphate synthase subunit HisF, with product MSVAVRVIPCLDVADGRVVKGVNFQGLRDAGDPVELARRYDREGADEVTFLDVSASAEARETTMEVVSRTAEQIFVPLTVGGGVRSVADVDRLLKAGADKVGINTAAIARPELLSEVAERFGNQVIVLSVDARRCTGETRTPSGYEVTTHGGRRGTGIDAVEWAVRGAELGAGEILLNSMDADGTKDGFDLTMLRDVRHQVRVPLIASGGAGKVEDFTEAARAGADAVLAASVFHFGTLTVAEVKAHMRAAGIAVR from the coding sequence ATGAGTGTGGCGGTCCGGGTCATCCCGTGCCTCGACGTCGCCGACGGCCGGGTGGTCAAGGGCGTCAACTTCCAGGGCCTGCGCGACGCCGGCGACCCGGTGGAGCTGGCCCGCCGGTACGACCGAGAGGGCGCAGACGAGGTCACGTTCCTCGACGTGTCCGCCTCGGCCGAGGCCCGCGAGACCACCATGGAGGTCGTCTCGCGCACCGCCGAGCAGATCTTCGTGCCGCTCACCGTCGGCGGCGGCGTGCGTTCCGTGGCCGACGTCGACCGCCTCCTCAAGGCCGGGGCGGACAAGGTCGGCATCAACACCGCGGCCATCGCCCGCCCCGAGCTCCTCAGCGAGGTCGCCGAGCGGTTCGGCAACCAGGTCATCGTGCTGTCCGTGGACGCGCGCCGGTGCACGGGGGAGACCCGCACGCCGTCGGGCTACGAGGTCACTACGCACGGCGGCCGCCGCGGGACCGGGATCGATGCGGTCGAGTGGGCGGTGCGTGGCGCCGAGCTCGGCGCCGGCGAGATCCTCCTGAACTCGATGGACGCCGACGGCACCAAGGATGGTTTCGACCTGACCATGCTGCGCGACGTCCGCCACCAGGTGCGCGTCCCGCTGATCGCCTCGGGCGGGGCGGGCAAGGTGGAGGACTTCACCGAGGCCGCCCGCGCCGGGGCCGATGCCGTGCTCGCCGCGTCGGTGTTCCACTTCGGCACCCTGACGGTCGCCGAGGTCAAGGCCCACATGCGCGCCGCCGGCATCGCCGTCCGCTGA
- a CDS encoding ubiquitin-like protein Pup, which translates to MAHQEQRHSTRRDEPGIDPEPPVAAAAQARTQQVDDLLDEIDSVLEANAETFVQGFVQKGGQ; encoded by the coding sequence ATGGCACACCAGGAGCAGCGCCACAGCACCCGCCGGGACGAGCCCGGGATCGACCCCGAGCCCCCGGTCGCCGCCGCGGCACAGGCACGCACCCAGCAGGTCGACGACCTGCTCGACGAGATCGACTCCGTCCTCGAGGCCAACGCCGAGACCTTCGTCCAGGGTTTCGTGCAGAAGGGCGGCCAGTGA
- a CDS encoding TIGR03085 family metal-binding protein — MTWMETERAALVDTFRDADPDADTLCEGWTVRHLLAHLVLREHRPVRNAVELAARRPPGREVFLGSLVERARTPAGYAALLQRFAGGMSAANPVSWPGDGAHLLEYVIHHEDVRRGGDEPAEPRVLPPDEVRAIWARLAPFAKLGYRRSPVGVVLAVPGGPRAVVRRAADAVVLTGDPVELALHASGRRTAADVEVMGRPKTVERFLDHFAGDPDPQPGQGSARIR; from the coding sequence ATGACCTGGATGGAGACCGAGCGCGCCGCGCTCGTTGACACCTTTCGCGACGCCGATCCCGACGCCGACACGCTGTGCGAAGGGTGGACCGTGCGGCACCTGCTCGCCCACCTCGTGCTGCGTGAGCACCGGCCTGTGCGGAACGCGGTGGAGCTGGCGGCTCGGCGGCCCCCTGGCCGGGAGGTGTTCCTTGGCTCCCTGGTCGAGCGGGCGCGGACGCCCGCGGGATACGCCGCGCTGCTCCAGCGGTTCGCGGGCGGCATGAGCGCGGCCAACCCCGTGTCGTGGCCCGGGGACGGGGCCCACCTCCTGGAGTACGTCATCCACCACGAGGACGTCCGCCGCGGCGGCGACGAGCCGGCCGAACCGCGCGTCCTGCCGCCGGACGAGGTACGGGCCATCTGGGCGCGACTGGCACCGTTCGCCAAGCTCGGGTACCGCCGCAGTCCGGTCGGTGTGGTGCTCGCCGTCCCTGGCGGGCCGCGGGCGGTGGTGCGGCGCGCCGCCGACGCCGTCGTCCTCACCGGCGACCCGGTCGAGCTCGCCCTGCACGCCTCCGGGCGCCGGACGGCGGCCGACGTCGAGGTCATGGGCCGCCCGAAGACGGTCGAGAGGTTTCTCGACCACTTCGCGGGCGATCCCGACCCGCAGCCGGGGCAGGGCAGCGCGCGGATCAGGTGA
- a CDS encoding site-2 protease family protein → MYQPRPGPDRSVRQGAARSRPGWVLGRVGGTPVMLAPSWLLIAAVIVALYFPVVRRVAPFASTTAVVLTTLAVVVMLFVSVLVHELAHGLTATRFGAPPREYVITFWGGHTAFDRELPTAGSSALVSVAGPAANAVLAALAWLALRAVPPDVTAFLVVYGAFFTNALVAAFNLLPGLPLDGGRVLESLVWAVTGDRVRGMTVAAWAGRVVVVGGVLGAALYYAVRGMQPGLTTVVWVALLGSFLWSGAGQTLRAAQVQRSAQGLDLLALATPALALPAVARLADLPAALAGREGSAVVLVEQGRPVALLDPAAVRQVPPENYAATPLTAVARGLAPEQAVDALRGADALAAVARAQRHGPVVVLLVDGGVLGVVEVARVARQVQRFGAR, encoded by the coding sequence ATGTACCAGCCCAGACCCGGCCCGGACCGCTCCGTGCGGCAGGGCGCTGCCCGCAGCCGGCCCGGCTGGGTGCTGGGGCGGGTGGGCGGAACCCCGGTGATGCTGGCACCCTCCTGGCTGCTCATCGCGGCCGTGATCGTCGCCCTGTACTTCCCGGTCGTGCGTCGCGTCGCCCCGTTCGCGTCCACCACGGCGGTGGTCCTGACCACGCTCGCCGTCGTCGTCATGCTGTTCGTCTCGGTCCTGGTCCACGAGCTCGCCCACGGCCTGACCGCCACCCGCTTCGGTGCACCGCCGCGGGAGTACGTCATCACCTTCTGGGGCGGGCACACCGCCTTCGACCGGGAGCTGCCCACCGCAGGCTCCTCCGCCCTCGTCTCCGTGGCGGGCCCGGCGGCCAACGCCGTCCTGGCGGCTCTGGCCTGGCTGGCGCTGCGCGCCGTGCCGCCGGACGTGACGGCGTTCCTGGTGGTGTACGGGGCGTTCTTCACGAACGCGCTGGTCGCGGCGTTCAACCTCCTGCCCGGCCTGCCCCTGGACGGCGGCCGCGTCCTGGAGTCGCTCGTCTGGGCGGTGACCGGGGACCGTGTGCGCGGCATGACCGTGGCCGCCTGGGCGGGCCGGGTGGTCGTCGTCGGCGGTGTTCTCGGCGCGGCGCTGTACTACGCCGTCCGCGGCATGCAGCCGGGCCTGACCACCGTCGTGTGGGTCGCGCTGCTGGGCTCTTTCCTGTGGTCCGGCGCGGGCCAGACCCTGCGCGCGGCACAGGTACAGCGCTCGGCCCAGGGCCTGGACCTGCTGGCCCTCGCCACGCCTGCCCTCGCGCTGCCCGCGGTGGCCCGGCTGGCGGACCTGCCCGCGGCGCTCGCCGGTCGCGAGGGCAGCGCCGTCGTCCTCGTCGAGCAGGGGCGACCCGTCGCCCTGCTGGACCCGGCCGCCGTCCGGCAGGTCCCCCCGGAGAATTACGCGGCCACCCCGCTCACTGCCGTCGCCCGCGGCCTGGCCCCGGAGCAGGCCGTCGACGCGCTGCGCGGTGCGGACGCGCTGGCCGCCGTGGCCCGCGCGCAGAGGCACGGCCCGGTGGTGGTGCTCCTGGTCGACGGCGGCGTGCTCGGCGTCGTGGAGGTCGCGCGCGTGGCACGGCAGGTGCAGCGCTTCGGGGCGCGGTAG
- a CDS encoding FKBP-type peptidyl-prolyl cis-trans isomerase: MLAAWFAAVLLVLLTACTSEEPPEEAPEVGVSGAFGSVPVVTFTPPLPLTESSVETIIEGDGRELAADEPVVLTLTAYDGDDGGLVENRGVGEVRTLTLTPEDVGADLYPVLVGAREGSRLLVRQPVEEAGTDRMLVLVIDVRYTTARGEPVKPAEGLPTVTVAEDGTPTITLPEGDPPDQLVVQPLLRGDGGQVRPGQDVTVQYAGVAWESGELYDSTWAAGKVPRTLVLGDTIPGLRDGLLDQTVGSQVLLVIPPAQARGTDTLVLVVDVLATSGGDTDSVVENPPGSAGKDTTPDPSESEPTPAPADTEATPLD; this comes from the coding sequence GTGCTAGCCGCGTGGTTCGCGGCCGTGCTGTTGGTCCTGCTCACCGCCTGCACGAGCGAGGAGCCGCCCGAGGAGGCGCCCGAGGTGGGCGTCTCCGGCGCGTTCGGCTCGGTGCCCGTGGTCACGTTCACCCCGCCGCTGCCGCTGACCGAGTCCTCCGTGGAGACGATCATCGAGGGGGACGGGCGTGAGCTCGCCGCGGACGAGCCGGTGGTCCTGACGCTGACCGCGTACGACGGCGACGACGGCGGGCTGGTCGAGAACCGGGGGGTCGGCGAGGTCCGCACGCTCACGCTCACCCCGGAGGACGTCGGCGCGGACCTCTACCCGGTGCTCGTCGGCGCCCGTGAGGGCAGCCGTCTCCTCGTGCGCCAGCCGGTCGAGGAGGCGGGCACGGACCGGATGCTGGTGCTCGTCATCGACGTCCGGTACACCACCGCCCGGGGTGAGCCGGTGAAGCCCGCCGAGGGCCTGCCGACGGTCACCGTCGCCGAGGACGGCACGCCCACCATCACGCTGCCCGAGGGCGACCCGCCGGACCAGCTGGTGGTCCAGCCGCTGCTGCGCGGCGACGGCGGACAGGTGCGCCCCGGTCAGGACGTCACCGTCCAGTACGCCGGTGTCGCGTGGGAGTCCGGCGAGCTCTACGACTCCACGTGGGCGGCGGGCAAGGTCCCGCGCACCCTGGTCCTCGGGGACACGATCCCCGGTCTGCGGGACGGCCTGCTCGACCAGACGGTCGGCTCGCAGGTGCTCCTCGTCATCCCACCGGCGCAGGCCCGGGGCACCGACACGCTCGTGCTGGTCGTCGACGTGCTCGCCACCTCCGGCGGTGACACGGACTCGGTGGTGGAGAACCCCCCGGGCTCGGCCGGGAAGGACACGACGCCGGACCCGTCCGAGTCCGAGCCGACGCCGGCCCCCGCCGACACCGAGGCCACGCCGCTCGACTGA
- the dop gene encoding depupylase/deamidase Dop, giving the protein MSVHRPMGIETEYGLIEPGNPGANPMVLSAHVVAAYAETGGRGGHVRWDYAGEDPLSDARGFRLDRASAHPSQLTDDPDHPAPPEEGDDGAGTDGSVPAARGVRTTTLRRPSPAELALPVANNAVLTNGARLYVDHAHPEYSSPEVTNPLDAVRWDRAGELVMRGAMDALHAAPGLPDVVLYKNNVDGKGAAYGTHENYLVRREVNFGDIIRYLTPFFVTRPIFCGAGRVGLGQRSERAGFQMSQRADYVENDVGLETTFNRPIINTRDEPHADAGKFRRLHVIGGDANLMDVSTYLKMGTTSLVLWLLEADAVPLELDSLMLANPVGETAEVSHDLTLSHRLTLADGREMTALAIQRVYLDVVAAALTQAGRTDQATRDVLERWAGVLDRLATDPAGAAAEVEWVAKLQLLDGMRRRGGLPWDHPKLAALDLQWSDLRPERSVFNRLVAAGRVERLVPDADVVTAMRTPPADTRAWFRGQVIARYPGQVAGASWESVVLDLPGHDHLVRVPMTDPLRGTRAHVGALLERAGTAVELLEALTAPPATGPPAAPA; this is encoded by the coding sequence ATGAGCGTCCACCGCCCGATGGGCATCGAGACCGAGTACGGGCTCATCGAGCCCGGCAACCCCGGCGCCAACCCGATGGTGCTCTCCGCGCACGTGGTCGCCGCCTACGCGGAGACCGGCGGCCGCGGCGGCCACGTGCGCTGGGACTACGCGGGGGAGGACCCGCTGTCCGACGCCCGCGGCTTCCGGCTCGACCGGGCCAGCGCCCACCCCTCCCAGCTGACCGACGACCCCGACCACCCGGCACCGCCGGAGGAGGGTGACGACGGCGCGGGAACCGACGGGTCTGTGCCCGCGGCCCGCGGGGTGCGCACCACCACCCTGCGCCGCCCCAGCCCGGCCGAGCTCGCGCTGCCCGTCGCGAACAACGCCGTGCTGACCAACGGGGCCCGGCTCTACGTCGACCACGCCCACCCGGAGTACTCCAGCCCGGAGGTCACCAACCCGCTCGACGCCGTCCGCTGGGACCGGGCGGGCGAGCTCGTCATGCGCGGGGCCATGGACGCCCTGCACGCGGCCCCCGGCCTGCCCGACGTCGTGCTGTACAAGAACAACGTCGACGGCAAGGGCGCCGCCTACGGCACCCACGAGAACTACCTCGTGCGCCGCGAGGTCAACTTCGGCGACATCATCCGCTACCTCACCCCGTTCTTCGTCACCCGGCCGATCTTCTGCGGCGCCGGCCGGGTGGGGCTGGGCCAGCGCAGCGAGCGTGCCGGGTTCCAGATGTCTCAGCGCGCCGACTACGTCGAGAACGACGTCGGCCTGGAGACCACCTTCAACCGGCCCATCATCAACACCCGCGACGAGCCGCACGCGGACGCCGGGAAGTTCCGGCGGCTGCACGTCATCGGCGGCGACGCCAACCTCATGGACGTCTCCACGTACCTGAAGATGGGCACCACCTCCCTGGTGCTGTGGCTGCTCGAGGCCGACGCCGTACCCCTCGAGCTGGACAGCCTCATGCTTGCCAACCCCGTGGGGGAGACCGCCGAGGTCAGCCACGACCTCACGCTCTCCCATCGGCTGACCCTCGCCGACGGTCGGGAGATGACCGCGCTGGCGATCCAGCGGGTCTACCTCGACGTCGTCGCGGCCGCGCTCACCCAGGCGGGCAGGACGGACCAGGCCACCCGCGACGTGCTCGAGCGGTGGGCGGGCGTGCTCGACCGGCTCGCCACCGACCCCGCGGGCGCCGCCGCGGAGGTCGAGTGGGTGGCCAAGCTGCAGCTCCTCGACGGCATGCGCCGCCGCGGTGGCCTGCCGTGGGACCACCCGAAGCTCGCGGCCCTGGACCTGCAGTGGTCGGACCTTCGCCCGGAGCGGTCGGTCTTCAACCGGCTCGTCGCCGCCGGCCGCGTGGAACGGCTGGTGCCGGACGCCGACGTCGTCACCGCCATGCGCACCCCGCCAGCGGACACCCGCGCCTGGTTTCGCGGCCAGGTGATCGCCCGCTATCCGGGGCAGGTTGCCGGGGCGAGCTGGGAGTCGGTGGTGCTGGACCTGCCCGGGCACGACCACCTCGTCCGAGTGCCGATGACCGACCCTCTGCGCGGCACCCGCGCGCACGTGGGCGCCCTGCTCGAACGGGCCGGCACCGCCGTCGAGCTGCTCGAGGCCCTGACCGCGCCCCCGGCCACCGGCCCGCCCGCCGCGCCCGCCTGA
- a CDS encoding nucleoside/nucleotide kinase family protein, which translates to MTARPPDPPSDPVGAVTALVQVALAGHVGPGPLVLGIDGRSGSGKSELARGVAARLAEVLKVAQADGGVTTLALEDSYRGWDGLREGLEVVVAGILAPLTRGRHGRAVRYDWVTGALDGELLVPAPGAPMPRVLVVEGCGAGSLVCAPFLDLLVWLDAPERVRRHRALTRDGGGWAHLWDSWAAQEQALLDERDARVAADLVLRTG; encoded by the coding sequence ATGACCGCCCGCCCGCCGGACCCGCCATCCGACCCCGTCGGTGCCGTGACCGCGCTGGTGCAGGTCGCCCTGGCGGGCCACGTGGGGCCCGGCCCGTTGGTGCTCGGGATCGACGGCCGCTCCGGCTCAGGGAAGTCCGAGCTCGCGCGGGGGGTGGCCGCCCGGCTGGCTGAGGTGCTCAAGGTGGCCCAGGCCGACGGCGGCGTCACCACCCTGGCACTGGAGGACTCCTACCGCGGCTGGGACGGGCTGCGGGAGGGGCTGGAGGTCGTGGTGGCCGGGATCCTTGCCCCGCTGACACGCGGACGGCACGGTCGGGCGGTTCGCTACGACTGGGTAACCGGTGCCCTCGACGGCGAGCTGCTCGTACCCGCACCGGGCGCCCCGATGCCCCGCGTGCTCGTGGTCGAGGGGTGCGGTGCCGGCTCGCTGGTGTGCGCACCCTTCCTCGACCTGCTGGTCTGGCTCGACGCGCCGGAACGGGTGCGGCGGCACCGGGCGCTCACCCGCGACGGAGGCGGCTGGGCCCACCTGTGGGACTCGTGGGCGGCACAGGAGCAGGCCCTGCTGGACGAGCGGGACGCCCGGGTGGCCGCGGATCTGGTGCTGCGGACCGGGTGA
- a CDS encoding tRNA (adenine-N1)-methyltransferase: MTQQPEPTTTADTELPLGPAHRRGPLRAGERVQLTDSKGRLHTILLTHDGYFQSQRGSFRHSALIGQPEGTVLTTTTGHQILALRPLLSDYVLSMPRGAAVIYPKDAGQIVQMGDIFPGARVVEAGVGSGGLTMSLLSAIGERGRLLSVERREDFADIARGNVESWFGGPHPAWDVRVGDLADVLPDAVEPGTVDRVVLDMLAPWENLEAVADALAPGGVLVAYVATTTQLSRFVEEARGTELFTEPQAWEAMVRTWHLEGLAVRPDHRMVAHTGFLVTTRRLAPGTTPQQRTRRPAKGAYSPDGEWSPSDVGERTISDKKVRRVRRDIHRRADIEVSGMASQPGVRPADTQDEDLLSHPEE; encoded by the coding sequence GTGACCCAGCAACCTGAGCCGACCACCACCGCCGACACCGAGCTGCCCCTGGGCCCCGCGCACCGTCGCGGCCCGCTGCGGGCGGGGGAGCGTGTGCAGCTGACCGACTCCAAGGGCCGCCTCCACACGATCCTGCTCACCCACGACGGCTACTTCCAGAGCCAGCGCGGCTCGTTCCGCCACTCCGCGCTGATCGGCCAGCCCGAGGGCACCGTCCTCACCACCACCACCGGGCACCAGATCCTCGCCCTTCGGCCCCTGCTGAGCGACTACGTGCTGTCGATGCCGCGCGGCGCCGCGGTGATCTACCCCAAGGACGCCGGTCAGATCGTGCAGATGGGCGACATCTTCCCCGGCGCCCGGGTGGTCGAGGCCGGGGTCGGCTCCGGCGGGCTGACCATGAGCCTGCTCTCGGCCATCGGCGAGCGGGGCCGGCTGCTCTCGGTCGAACGACGCGAGGACTTCGCGGACATCGCCCGCGGCAACGTCGAGTCCTGGTTCGGCGGCCCGCACCCGGCCTGGGACGTGCGCGTCGGCGACCTCGCGGACGTGCTGCCCGACGCCGTCGAGCCCGGCACCGTCGACCGTGTGGTCCTCGACATGCTCGCCCCCTGGGAGAACCTCGAGGCTGTCGCGGACGCGCTCGCGCCGGGCGGGGTGCTGGTGGCCTATGTGGCCACCACTACTCAGCTGAGCCGGTTCGTCGAGGAGGCCCGCGGGACCGAGCTCTTCACCGAGCCGCAGGCGTGGGAGGCCATGGTGCGCACGTGGCACCTGGAAGGGCTGGCGGTGCGGCCGGACCACCGGATGGTCGCGCACACCGGCTTCCTCGTCACCACCCGCCGGCTCGCACCCGGCACGACGCCGCAGCAGCGCACCCGCCGGCCCGCGAAGGGGGCGTACTCGCCCGACGGGGAGTGGTCGCCGTCCGACGTCGGAGAGCGCACCATCTCGGACAAGAAGGTGCGCCGGGTCCGCCGCGACATCCACCGCCGCGCGGATATCGAGGTCTCCGGGATGGCCTCCCAGCCCGGCGTGCGGCCGGCCGACACCCAGGACGAGGACCTCCTCAGCCACCCGGAGGAGTGA
- a CDS encoding RecB family exonuclease, whose product MPSPSATITQQDAVPAPPPAAGAPRRRAALSPSRAKDFRQCPLLFRFRAVDRLPEPPSQAAVKGSLVHAVLEHLFDLPAAERTEESAQRLLDPQWAQLREKRPEVATMFAGPEDLGAWLAQARSLLTQYFRMENPQRLEPAERELLVETELSSGVLLRGFVDRIDVAPSGAVRVVDYKTGKSPKPRFQDEALFQMRFYGLMLWRLHKVVPARLQLVYLGDGRTLAHDPDEAELVAMERELDDLWRTIAATARAGDFAPRLSRLCDWCSFQARCPSFGGELPELPEGGVEHLLSVQTAG is encoded by the coding sequence ATGCCCTCACCCAGTGCCACGATCACCCAGCAGGACGCCGTACCGGCGCCGCCGCCCGCCGCCGGTGCGCCGCGTCGGCGGGCCGCCCTGTCGCCCTCGCGTGCCAAGGACTTCCGTCAGTGCCCGCTGCTCTTCCGGTTCCGGGCCGTGGACCGTCTGCCCGAGCCGCCGAGCCAGGCCGCGGTCAAGGGCTCCCTCGTCCACGCCGTCCTCGAGCACCTCTTCGACCTGCCCGCCGCCGAGCGCACCGAGGAGTCCGCGCAGCGCCTCCTGGACCCGCAGTGGGCACAGCTGCGCGAGAAGCGGCCCGAGGTGGCCACGATGTTCGCTGGCCCGGAGGATCTGGGCGCCTGGCTCGCCCAGGCCCGCAGCCTCCTCACCCAGTACTTCCGCATGGAGAACCCGCAGCGGCTCGAGCCCGCGGAGCGCGAGCTCCTGGTGGAGACCGAGCTGAGCTCGGGCGTGCTGCTGCGCGGCTTCGTCGACCGCATCGACGTGGCCCCCAGCGGCGCGGTCCGGGTGGTGGACTACAAGACCGGGAAGTCACCGAAACCACGGTTCCAGGACGAGGCGCTCTTCCAGATGCGCTTCTACGGCCTCATGCTGTGGCGTTTGCACAAGGTGGTGCCGGCCCGGCTCCAGCTGGTCTACCTAGGCGACGGCCGCACGCTGGCGCACGACCCGGACGAGGCGGAGCTGGTCGCCATGGAGCGCGAGCTCGACGACCTGTGGCGCACCATCGCGGCGACCGCCCGCGCGGGTGACTTCGCGCCACGCCTCTCCCGGCTGTGCGACTGGTGCAGCTTCCAGGCGCGGTGCCCCAGCTTCGGCGGTGAGCTGCCGGAGCTGCCGGAGGGCGGCGTCGAGCACCTGCTGTCGGTGCAGACCGCCGGCTGA
- the pafA gene encoding Pup--protein ligase — translation MTVRRVFGVETEYGITCAAPPGGDPGTVVTADDAARYLFRKVVQWGRSSNVFLRNGARLYLDVGSHPEYATAECDDVHQLVVNDRAGEAILDEMVEDANQLLAAEGVPGTIHLFKNNVDSAGNSFGCHENYLVRRRRDFQAMGDAIVPFFITRQILTGAGHIRARAGGGATYAFSQRADQMWDAMSSATTRSRPIINTRDEPHGDADLYRRMHVIVGDSSVAETTTMLKVGMTDLLLGMLEDGVRVRDLALAEPMRAIREISHDTTGTVPVELATGRRMSALDIQEEFLTRVTAYLDSRGLTEGLTGVQRRVLELWERGLRALRDADPSLVDTELDWAIKARLFERYRSKHTLALDDPRVARLSLAYHDISPTRGLATTLARRGLMARITTDDEVAAAVTEPPPTTRAKLRGDFVARAQERRRDVTVDWVHLKINDAVQRTVVLKDPFAPVDERVDALMAALQA, via the coding sequence GTGACCGTCCGACGCGTGTTCGGCGTCGAGACGGAGTACGGCATCACCTGCGCCGCCCCGCCGGGCGGCGACCCGGGCACGGTCGTCACCGCCGACGACGCCGCCCGGTACCTCTTCCGCAAGGTCGTGCAGTGGGGCCGGTCGTCGAACGTGTTCCTGCGCAACGGCGCGCGGCTGTACCTCGACGTCGGCTCCCACCCGGAGTACGCCACCGCGGAGTGCGACGACGTCCACCAGCTGGTCGTGAACGACCGCGCGGGGGAGGCCATCCTCGACGAGATGGTCGAGGACGCGAACCAGCTCCTCGCCGCCGAGGGCGTGCCGGGCACCATCCACCTGTTCAAGAACAACGTCGACTCCGCCGGCAACTCCTTCGGCTGCCACGAGAACTACCTCGTGCGCCGGCGCCGCGACTTCCAGGCGATGGGCGACGCCATCGTGCCGTTCTTCATCACCCGGCAGATCCTGACCGGCGCCGGCCACATCCGCGCCCGGGCGGGCGGCGGGGCGACCTACGCGTTCTCCCAGCGCGCCGACCAGATGTGGGACGCCATGAGCTCGGCGACCACCCGCTCGCGCCCCATCATCAACACCCGGGACGAGCCGCACGGGGACGCCGACCTCTACCGCCGCATGCACGTCATCGTGGGCGACTCCTCGGTGGCGGAGACCACGACCATGCTCAAGGTGGGCATGACCGACCTCCTGCTCGGCATGCTGGAGGACGGTGTGCGGGTGCGAGACCTCGCGCTGGCCGAGCCGATGCGGGCGATCCGGGAGATCTCGCACGACACCACCGGCACGGTGCCGGTCGAGCTGGCCACCGGCCGGCGCATGAGCGCCCTGGACATCCAAGAGGAGTTCCTCACGCGTGTCACCGCTTACCTCGACTCCCGGGGCCTCACCGAGGGGCTCACCGGCGTGCAGCGCCGCGTGCTCGAGCTGTGGGAGCGGGGCCTGCGGGCGCTGCGCGACGCGGACCCCTCGCTGGTGGACACCGAGCTGGACTGGGCGATCAAGGCCCGGCTCTTCGAGCGGTACCGCAGCAAGCACACCCTTGCCCTCGACGACCCCCGCGTGGCCCGCCTTTCGCTGGCGTACCACGACATCTCGCCCACGAGGGGCTTGGCCACCACGCTGGCCCGCCGCGGTCTCATGGCCCGCATCACCACCGACGACGAGGTCGCCGCCGCCGTCACCGAGCCGCCGCCGACCACCCGCGCGAAGCTGCGCGGCGACTTCGTCGCCCGGGCGCAGGAACGGCGCCGCGACGTCACCGTGGACTGGGTGCATCTGAAGATCAACGACGCCGTCCAGCGCACGGTGGTGCTCAAGGACCCGTTCGCCCCGGTCGATGAGCGGGTCGACGCCCTGATGGCGGCGCTGCAGGCCTGA
- the hisI gene encoding phosphoribosyl-AMP cyclohydrolase, which yields MPTSPLEPALAARLKRDEHGLISAVIQQHDTGEVLMVGWMDDEALHRTLTSGRVTFWSRSRQEYWRKGDTSGHTQHVRAVALDCDGDAVLVKVHQVGAACHTGTRTCFDAGGDLGAVVGHTPGTDA from the coding sequence GTGCCCACCAGCCCTCTCGAGCCCGCCCTCGCCGCCCGCCTCAAGCGCGACGAGCACGGGCTGATCTCCGCCGTCATCCAGCAGCACGACACCGGTGAGGTGCTCATGGTCGGCTGGATGGACGACGAGGCCCTGCACCGCACCCTCACCTCCGGGCGGGTGACCTTCTGGTCCCGCTCCCGGCAGGAGTACTGGCGCAAGGGTGACACCTCGGGGCACACCCAGCACGTGCGCGCGGTGGCGCTGGACTGCGACGGCGACGCCGTGCTGGTCAAGGTCCACCAGGTGGGTGCGGCCTGCCACACCGGCACCCGCACCTGCTTCGACGCCGGCGGCGACCTGGGCGCCGTCGTCGGCCACACCCCCGGGACCGACGCATGA